AGTCCGAGGGGTTATGTGCAAACCGCGACAGGGGAAGAGGCGACCGGAATATCtccccccttcttcctcttctccggcgaggctCCGATCCCGCGGGCCACGGCGGCCGGAGATGGCGAGGAAGGGCGTGTCCTACGTGTCGGCGGAGCAGCTCGTGTCCATGGCCCGCGACCCCCGCGTCGCCATCGTCGACGTCAGGTAACGCACCCTCCTCTCGCCACCGCGGGAACCATCGATCGATGTGCTCTGCTGCTGCGGTGTAGCTAACGGGGGGATATATGAAGGGATGAGGAGAGGACCTGCGACGCGCACATCGCCGGGTCGCACCACTTCGCCAGCGACGGCTTCGCAGAGCGGCTGCCGGAGCTCGCCGAGGCCACCAGGGGCAAGGAAACCCTCGTCTTCCACTGCGCCCTCAGCCAGGTCCCTTTCCCTCCTTCACAGCTCCTCCCTCCTAGTTCttggtttttatttttcgAACGATACTTGCAAGAAGGCAATTAGAACAATGGGTGCAGAAATGTagtttttatgaagtttgcacggtttgcaccgaacgaggattttcaccggatactttgCCTTAGAACAATGGGTGCAGAAATGGCAGAAGGTATTGCCTGCCTTGAAGGCATCAAGTTAGCCAGGAGATTCAGTCATTTGCTGTTGATCATGGAGAGCGACTGCAAGAACCTTATCTCGCTCCTCTTAGACGATTCTGAAACAAGATCAACGCTGAGACCGGTTATCAAGGAGATTCATCACCTCGTTCCTTTTGATCCAGGCATCAAGTTTACTTTCTCTAGTCATCTTAACAATGTGGTTGCTCATGAGTTAGCAAAATTAGGTTTGAATGCTTTACAGGGTGGTGTGCTGAGTGAAGCTGTTCCTCCCTGCATGGAGCGTTTGTTACAGCTTGATTGTAAAAACTGTTTTGATATTTACCaccagttcaaaaaaaaagaacaacgGGTGCAGAGTGGAAGCACAAGTTACAGAGTTGATTTAGCTTGTCTGTTAGCTTGATCGATGTGATTGAAGGCCCGTAGTTTTCTTTAATGATGGCAATTTGAATGTGCTATGTTAGCAGGACATCTACAAGGTGGTTGAGACTGGATTTAGTGTTAAATTTGAGAACCATTTTGACTTCGAGGGTTTCATAGACATAACCAATAAGGAGAAAGCTTgctcaaacaaaataaatgaaaaaggAGACAGCTTTTggccagaattttttttatcgtATCCATATGACTTTCTCATTTTCCTTTCCTGGGTTCCGAGTCTGTTTGATGTGTTATTTTTTACTGTGGTTTCAACACTATTCATGGTTATAAGATACCAGGGTCAGATTTGTTCTATTTCCTTGCAACGGTTGTGTGCTCTGAGCTTGATGatcaatactccctccgtcccaaaataagtgacgtggatttgtatagattcttatacaaattcacgtcacttattttgggatggagggagtacttgtttcCTTTATGTCCATAGGTTTTGAATGAATGGGTACTTCTAAATTTTAATATAAGCTGTAGGTTTACATTCAATCGAGATCTATTGCTTAATTTTACTGCTACTTCTCTTGGGCCCCTGAGTTGCTACAATTCACACTAGAACCAATAACCTGTACTTTGTGCTGTTTGTCTTTAGCAAATAGACTCTGCTTTTGTAGCAGCCATGTTACTGTAT
This is a stretch of genomic DNA from Brachypodium distachyon strain Bd21 chromosome 1, Brachypodium_distachyon_v3.0, whole genome shotgun sequence. It encodes these proteins:
- the LOC100834847 gene encoding arsenate reductase 2.2, which gives rise to MCKPRQGKRRPEYLPPSSSSPARLRSRGPRRPEMARKGVSYVSAEQLVSMARDPRVAIVDVRDEERTCDAHIAGSHHFASDGFAERLPELAEATRGKETLVFHCALSQVRGPSCARMFLDYLSEAKEDSGVKSITVLERGFNGWELSGRPVCRCKDAPCKGVCS